TCTCCATAAACCCCTTCTATCATCAACATCTCCAACAATGGCAGCATCTCGAATCGCCGTGTCCGAGACCTCCCCGGACCCCAATAAACAGTTCTCCTCCCGGGCCCAGCCAGTCTACGACCTAGTCTACGACCCGTCTAATCTAACCATCCGCTCCTCCATCCCCAACATCCCCAGCATGAGCATGACGTCTCCCTCCGGCGAACCAACCAGCTCACCGCCCCACTCCCcatccccctccccctttCAACCATCAACCCAAACACCCTGGTCCCGCATTGAAAGCCTAGCaatccaccaccacctcctATCAACGCACTCAGACACGCGGTCCCGCTCGCAAGAGCTCGAACGCACGAGCAAAACCCACCGCGGATGGTGGGTCGTCTGGGTTCGTATTCCACACAGCCCAGCCCAAACCCCAACCGCGCTATCCATCACCTCTTCGTCCTTCGCCCTATCCTCCATAGCCAACAACGATGACTCATTCCTTGCAAATCAGACCCAAGCGTATCCTGTTCCTCCACCTCGGGAGGCCTTCATCGTCCGCAAAGCGAGTGACTACCTCTCCCCGGCAAGCCATGGCCGTGTCAGCAGTGGCGCTCGCTTTTTCCGTGACCTAGGCGGTGCGTCTTCTTCCGCTGGCTTGACGGGGTCCTCCCAAGCTGCGGATATAGCTCCATCGAAGTTGGTTGAGGGGCTTGGCATGGACGCTAGGCGCTATATTGAGGGTCTGCTGAGTTTGAATCGGTAGTTCAGATGGGGCTTGGTGGAGTGAAGAGTGGAGTTGTGGGGTTTCTTCTATGCATGTCTACAGAATAGGTACATAAATATGCCACCATAAACAACCACGTTTGAACATGGATATCGAGAATTTTCAGATGCTCTAGTAGTTGAAAGAATTGAAAATTTTACAGCTTTACAGCTTTACAGCCTTACAGACATTTTGCTCTGCAGGCTACAGGATTACGTATCAGGAAAGTACACGTTAGATGGAAATAGACAGCACCATGCGTAAACTGTAACATAAAAAACAAATGTAGTAAAGGAGGGAGAGAAAACAGTAAAAGCCGAATCAAGCTCTTCGCGTATGGGGAGATAACCGCAGGGGACAAGAATCTATGACACAGGGGGAACTCGGCCAGGGAAGGCAAGTCACGGCGTTGACCAAATTGCACAACCGATGCTACACTGAATGGCTTCCTCTCTTCATCTCCTGATTGTTCCAATTCTGGGTTCTTTTTTCGATGTTTTTCGGTTCGTTTATGGATGCCATCTCAACACGGCAGTTTGGCACTTGGAAATTCACGGCGTCGGAACGaggagaggaaaagaaaaagaaaagcccACAGGGTTATGATGAAGACAACGCCTCCCTAGACAAATTCTGCAAATAAaggcaaaagaaaaacacaAGGTTGACCAGCTGAATTGTGGGGGAAACCTCCACGACTCCGGTGCTCGGATTCGATATTATCCACAATTTCGCGTGTAGGCCACGAAACCCTCCTTCTTTCCGAGAACAACGTCACCAATGGTTTTTCGTGGAGGCTCTCATACATATGATATCTGCTCGAGCCAGATCACCTCAACAATTGGTTCGTTTAGAGAATCAGGCAGCCCTTGCCCTGCTTGCGACCTCCCTTGCCCTTGACGGCCTTCAGGAGAGCAGCACGGGTGGCAGCCTCAAAGACTTCACGGACACCCTCGTTGGTGCGGGCCGAGCATTCGAGGTACTTGTAGGCACCGATCTTCTTGCGGACTTCCTCACCCTGTGGTTAAAAGTTAGCATCTAGTGGATTCACCATAGGATCAGGAAACACATACCTGGTCTTGCGAGACGGGGCGCTGGGAGGTCTTGGCAAGCTCGTCAATAGTCTTGCGGTCATCGCGAAGATCCTTCTTACAGCCGACGAGGATAATAGGAAGACCCTGGCAGAAGTGCAGAACCTCGGAGATCCACTGTTGTAGTACCGTCAGCATATTCAGTCCACTTTGCACCTAAACATTCCTTTGCTTCGGGATATGGGATTGATGGGAGAGGAGACACCCACCTTCTCCTGGACGTTGTCAAGCGAATCGGGAGAGTCCACGGCGAAACAGATCAAAATCACATGTGAGTCCGGGTATGAAAGAGGACGAAGACGGTCGTAATCTTCCTGGCCAGCAGTATCCCAAAGAGCGAGCTCGACGTGCTTGTTATCAACCTCGACATCGGCGACGTAGTTCTCGAAGACTGTAGGGACGTAGACCTGACGGAAACAAAGTCAGATTATCCGTTATGAGTGATACTTCTTCAGCGAAGGTTCCTGGGTAATGGAACTATGGTCTCGGAGATCGGAGTTTCGAATAGGATAGGAGCTTACCTCGGGGAAGGTGCCCTTGGAGAAAACACTGGGAACGTGAGTCAGACCGCCGCAGTAAAAAGTGAACGCCGAGATTGGAGGAAGCCCCCTCGAACAAGGGAGCCATATTGAGTACTTACATGAGCAGACAGGTCTTACCGCAGGCACCATCGCCGACGATGACGAGCTTGCGACGGATCTCGGCCATCTTGATAAGGAACAAGTC
The nucleotide sequence above comes from Penicillium digitatum chromosome 1, complete sequence. Encoded proteins:
- a CDS encoding Rho GTPase Rho1, whose amino-acid sequence is MAEIRRKLVIVGDGACGKTCLLIVFSKGTFPEVYVPTVFENYVADVEVDNKHVELALWDTAGQEDYDRLRPLSYPDSHVILICFAVDSPDSLDNVQEKWISEVLHFCQGLPIILVGCKKDLRDDRKTIDELAKTSQRPVSQDQGEEVRKKIGAYKYLECSARTNEGVREVFEAATRAALLKAVKGKGGRKQGKGCLIL